The following are from one region of the Gemmatimonadales bacterium genome:
- a CDS encoding sugar phosphate isomerase/epimerase, translated as MDRRDFVKTTGAVAASMLPIGRIAGARDRIDRIGLQLYTVRDQMKNSVERTLSSVAAIGFKEVEFAGYFDRPPRAIKQLLDDNGMTSPSAHIGLAALRGPWNRTLSDAAEIEHKWLVIASLEDADQNSVDAIKRTADLIHKAADDAKFYKIKLAYHNHDTEFANVGGRPMFDQLLELTKPDELQVEMDLYWITKAGADPLAYFAKWPGRFPMVHVKDAGPAPSYQMEDVGKGTINWAKIFSHHKEAGIKHYFVEHDDARDPLASAKASYQYLKKLDF; from the coding sequence ATGGATCGCCGCGACTTCGTGAAAACCACCGGTGCCGTTGCCGCATCGATGCTCCCGATCGGCCGGATCGCCGGCGCGCGTGACCGAATCGATCGCATCGGCCTCCAGCTCTACACGGTTCGCGACCAGATGAAGAACAGTGTGGAGCGCACCTTGTCGTCGGTTGCCGCGATCGGCTTCAAGGAGGTTGAATTCGCCGGCTATTTCGACCGACCGCCGCGAGCCATCAAGCAGCTGCTCGACGACAACGGGATGACGTCGCCATCGGCGCACATCGGCCTCGCCGCGCTTCGCGGACCGTGGAATCGCACCCTCAGCGATGCGGCCGAGATCGAGCACAAATGGCTGGTGATCGCGTCGCTCGAGGATGCGGATCAGAATTCGGTGGACGCGATCAAGCGGACCGCCGACCTGATTCACAAGGCGGCCGACGACGCCAAGTTCTACAAGATCAAGCTTGCCTACCACAACCACGACACCGAGTTCGCGAACGTGGGTGGCCGGCCGATGTTCGACCAGCTGCTCGAATTGACCAAGCCCGACGAACTCCAGGTGGAAATGGATCTCTACTGGATCACCAAGGCAGGCGCGGACCCCCTCGCCTATTTCGCGAAATGGCCGGGACGCTTTCCGATGGTCCACGTCAAGGACGCTGGTCCTGCGCCATCGTATCAGATGGAGGACGTCGGCAAGGGTACCATCAATTGGGCAAAGATTTTCTCGCACCACAAGGAGGCCGGGATCAAGCACTATTTCGTCGAACACGACGATGCGCGTGACCCGCTCGCCAGTGCGAAGGCTTCCTACCAATACCTCAAGAAACTCGACTTCTAG
- a CDS encoding DUF4142 domain-containing protein — MLTRTLMILIGTVLLPAKRPTPVSVLPPSDATILGALAATDANEIETAKLASSKASAQEVKDYADQLVRDHERSRQEATALATRLGITPVVDTINASAHRDLMTKLNALSGVAFDRTFVLAMVAGHKAAIAQVSGTYLPAASNPQLRAFIQKLIPILRNHEMMGQRWLTAHKIPAGKP; from the coding sequence ATGTTGACCAGAACGCTGATGATCCTGATCGGAACCGTCCTGCTGCCGGCCAAGCGTCCCACTCCGGTCAGCGTCCTTCCGCCATCGGACGCGACGATCCTTGGCGCGCTCGCCGCGACCGACGCCAACGAGATCGAGACGGCCAAGCTCGCATCGAGCAAGGCGTCTGCGCAGGAAGTGAAGGACTACGCCGACCAGTTGGTGCGGGATCATGAACGGTCGCGGCAGGAAGCGACGGCGCTGGCGACGCGGCTCGGAATTACACCGGTGGTCGATACCATCAACGCGTCGGCGCATCGCGACCTGATGACCAAGCTCAACGCGTTGTCGGGTGTCGCGTTCGACCGGACCTTCGTGCTGGCGATGGTTGCGGGCCACAAGGCGGCAATTGCGCAGGTGTCGGGGACGTACCTCCCCGCCGCGTCAAACCCGCAGCTGCGCGCCTTCATCCAGAAGCTGATTCCCATCCTGCGCAATCACGAGATGATGGGACAGCGCTGGCTTACCGCCCACAAGATCCCTGCGGGGAAGCCCTAG
- a CDS encoding metallophosphoesterase, whose translation MRRSYVVLAVLPLLSFSCKIPVQVTPPTADAPPKLVALTGASVLVGVGDIAVCGTKAASQTAQLMDSLLQADSAAKVNDAAFTLGDNAYPSGSATDYSVCWGPTWGDSARRIMKVLHPSPGNHEYNTQGATPYLQYFGSKAGSSKKGYYSYNVGDWHIISLNSEIAVDPAFSAQDRQAQLDWLKQDLQSNKKLCTMAYWHNPRFSTGWHGSDVSLQPLWQILYDGNADLILSGHDHDYERFRPQTPAGVLDSVRGITEMVVGTGGGDLRGFRSTPAPNSIVRIEGHYGVLKLTLGKEEWRAAFIEVGGRVWDPSGGKCH comes from the coding sequence ATGCGACGAAGCTATGTCGTGCTGGCGGTGCTGCCGCTGCTGAGCTTTTCGTGCAAGATCCCGGTGCAAGTCACGCCGCCAACCGCGGATGCGCCACCGAAGCTGGTGGCATTGACCGGAGCATCCGTCCTGGTCGGCGTGGGAGACATTGCCGTCTGCGGCACCAAGGCGGCGTCGCAGACCGCGCAACTGATGGACTCGCTGCTCCAGGCCGACAGCGCCGCGAAGGTGAACGATGCCGCGTTCACCCTCGGTGACAACGCGTACCCCAGTGGATCGGCGACGGACTACTCGGTCTGTTGGGGACCCACCTGGGGCGATTCCGCGCGGCGGATCATGAAAGTGCTCCATCCTTCTCCGGGCAATCACGAATACAACACCCAGGGTGCGACACCATACCTCCAGTATTTCGGCTCCAAGGCCGGGTCGTCGAAGAAGGGATACTACAGCTACAACGTGGGCGACTGGCACATCATCTCGCTCAACAGCGAGATCGCGGTCGACCCTGCGTTCTCCGCCCAGGACAGGCAGGCGCAGTTGGATTGGCTCAAACAGGACCTGCAATCGAACAAGAAGCTTTGCACCATGGCGTACTGGCACAATCCGCGATTCTCCACGGGATGGCACGGCAGCGATGTGTCGCTGCAGCCCCTCTGGCAGATCCTCTACGATGGCAACGCCGACCTCATCCTGAGCGGACACGATCACGACTACGAACGCTTCAGGCCGCAGACGCCTGCAGGCGTTCTCGACTCGGTGCGCGGCATCACCGAGATGGTCGTTGGCACCGGCGGTGGTGACCTGCGCGGATTCCGGTCGACGCCGGCGCCCAACAGCATCGTGCGGATCGAGGGCCATTACGGTGTTCTCAAGCTCACCCTCGGCAAGGAAGAGTGGCGCGCCGCGTTCATCGAAGTGGGCGGTCGCGTCTGGGATCCGAGCGGCGGCAAGTGCCATTGA